A stretch of the Terriglobia bacterium genome encodes the following:
- a CDS encoding 2-oxoacid:ferredoxin oxidoreductase subunit beta, with translation MTTVNPNLPSKTNRLGLPMTEYKGLDSTLCAGCGHDGITSQIVKAFYEYGVEPHRVAKFSGIGCSSKTPAYFIGNSHGFNAVHGRMPAVATGAMLANRTLIGIGVSGDGDTASIGIGQFVHLLRRNIPLIYIIENNGVYGLTKGQFSATADVGSKLKNGIVNELPPIDCCVLAIELGCSYVARSFAGDPKQLVPLIKGAIAHKGTALLDVISPCVTFNNHEGSTKSFKYAKEHEELLHEIGFVPYFEQIQADYPEGGVKEVELHDGSHIRLRKLDRDYDPSNKPQALQLIRKANESGELVTGLLFYDREKKDFIEDLNMTDDPLATLPTDRVRPSREALAEINREFS, from the coding sequence ATGACTACGGTCAATCCTAATCTCCCATCGAAAACCAACCGCCTGGGTTTGCCGATGACAGAGTACAAGGGCCTCGACTCCACGCTGTGTGCGGGGTGCGGGCACGACGGCATTACCAGCCAGATCGTCAAGGCTTTTTATGAGTATGGCGTGGAGCCGCATCGCGTTGCCAAATTCAGTGGAATCGGTTGTTCCTCCAAGACGCCGGCCTATTTCATCGGCAACTCGCATGGCTTCAATGCCGTGCACGGCCGCATGCCGGCCGTCGCCACCGGGGCGATGCTGGCGAACCGAACCCTGATCGGCATCGGGGTTTCCGGGGATGGCGATACGGCGTCCATCGGCATAGGTCAATTCGTTCATCTTCTCCGCCGTAACATCCCCCTGATTTACATCATTGAGAACAACGGCGTCTACGGATTGACGAAGGGACAGTTTTCGGCCACCGCGGATGTGGGATCAAAGCTGAAGAACGGAATTGTCAATGAACTCCCGCCCATCGACTGCTGCGTTTTGGCGATTGAGCTGGGGTGTTCTTACGTTGCCCGGTCTTTCGCGGGGGATCCCAAACAGCTCGTGCCACTCATCAAGGGGGCGATTGCCCACAAAGGAACGGCCTTGCTCGATGTCATCAGCCCCTGTGTCACCTTTAACAACCACGAGGGCTCCACCAAGAGTTTTAAGTATGCGAAGGAGCACGAGGAACTCCTCCATGAAATCGGTTTTGTTCCCTACTTCGAGCAGATTCAAGCGGACTACCCCGAGGGGGGCGTCAAGGAGGTCGAACTGCACGATGGATCCCACATCCGTTTGCGAAAGCTGGACCGGGATTACGATCCGTCGAACAAGCCTCAGGCATTGCAGCTGATCAGGAAGGCGAATGAATCAGGTGAGTTGGTCACCGGCCTGCTTTTCTATGACCGTGAGAAGAAGGATTTCATCGAGGATCTCAACATGACGGACGACCCGCTGGCAACACTGCCGACCGATCGAGTCCGTCCCTCCCGGGAGGCCCTGGCGGAAATCAATCGGGAGTTCTCATAA
- a CDS encoding tetratricopeptide repeat protein, with amino-acid sequence MKRIHWFVAFLILFLLSTPLVLIGFSRPDTPQTSPPSPELDNLIKRAESMVARKLYDDAIETYGKCLALAPRDATLYNRLGVAYHRKQDLGLARKNYEKAVKLDPNFAEALNNLGTVAFAEKKYSKAIRYYKKAVKLKPEAATMHFNLGSAWFAKEDYEKAFPEYQLAFNQDPDLMEHISATGSMVRTTGFNRAKYHFYLAKIYAEMGNVDRAIDYLARAMEEGFKETDLLYKDQAFAALIKDEKFSRLMQNPPKPIE; translated from the coding sequence ATGAAACGCATTCATTGGTTTGTTGCGTTCTTGATTTTATTTTTGTTGTCCACCCCTCTGGTCCTCATCGGATTCAGTCGGCCTGACACCCCGCAGACCAGCCCACCCAGCCCCGAACTCGACAACCTGATCAAGAGGGCGGAATCGATGGTGGCGAGGAAGCTATACGACGATGCCATTGAAACCTACGGGAAATGTCTCGCCCTGGCACCCCGGGACGCCACTCTTTACAACCGCCTCGGTGTTGCGTATCACCGCAAACAGGATTTGGGATTGGCGCGGAAGAATTACGAGAAGGCGGTGAAGCTCGACCCCAATTTCGCCGAGGCGCTCAATAACCTGGGAACAGTCGCCTTTGCGGAGAAAAAGTACAGCAAGGCCATCCGGTATTATAAGAAAGCGGTCAAGCTGAAACCGGAAGCGGCCACGATGCACTTCAACCTGGGAAGCGCGTGGTTTGCCAAAGAGGACTATGAAAAGGCGTTCCCCGAGTACCAGCTCGCTTTTAACCAGGATCCGGACCTCATGGAACACATCAGTGCCACCGGAAGTATGGTCCGCACCACGGGGTTCAATCGGGCCAAGTACCACTTCTACCTCGCGAAAATTTATGCCGAAATGGGCAATGTGGACCGCGCCATCGACTACCTGGCTCGAGCCATGGAAGAAGGGTTTAAAGAAACGGATCTACTTTATAAGGACCAGGCATTTGCTGCTCTCATCAAGGATGAGAAATTTTCTCGATTGATGCAGAACCCTCCCAAACCAATAGAATAG
- a CDS encoding LysR family transcriptional regulator, which produces MDTTQLKLFLDLARIKNFTRAARNNFLTQPAVSRRIQQLESELGVRLFERSRRRVLLSENGKLFLPYARDILSRLDEARQEMLDSESKPMGRLKVAASPSIGLYVLPSYLKKFIRRYPKIDLHVEYDLPDRIYASIAAGDLDLGVVAYPVARPEVASIPFVTDSIVLICAPHHPLARRSNVHLRDLLNQKFVLLPERLPTGKAIRQALRRLGVQLDIQMEYDNFELIKRTVEMGLGLSMVPRQVAELEVKNRKLRSLRVMDFPFERPLAIIFRKGRIISSSMHALLSILNSGEAHKLKGAGGRREHTATAAS; this is translated from the coding sequence ATGGACACGACTCAACTGAAGCTTTTCCTGGATCTGGCGCGCATTAAGAATTTTACCCGGGCGGCGCGGAACAATTTTCTTACTCAGCCGGCAGTCAGCCGTCGCATCCAACAGCTCGAGTCGGAGCTTGGGGTTCGCCTTTTTGAGCGCAGCCGTCGCCGCGTTCTGCTTTCGGAAAACGGCAAGCTATTTCTGCCCTATGCCCGCGACATCCTCTCCAGGCTGGACGAAGCCCGCCAGGAGATGCTGGACAGCGAGAGCAAACCCATGGGACGCCTGAAGGTGGCGGCCTCACCCAGCATCGGACTTTACGTGCTGCCTTCATATCTGAAGAAATTCATCCGCCGCTACCCCAAAATTGATCTTCACGTCGAATACGATTTGCCAGACAGAATCTATGCCAGCATTGCCGCGGGTGACCTCGACCTGGGGGTCGTGGCTTACCCGGTCGCCCGGCCCGAAGTGGCTTCCATCCCGTTTGTGACCGACTCCATCGTCCTGATCTGTGCGCCCCACCATCCTCTGGCACGACGCTCCAATGTGCACCTCCGCGATCTCCTTAACCAGAAGTTCGTGCTCCTGCCTGAACGCCTTCCCACCGGAAAGGCCATCCGGCAGGCTCTTCGCCGGCTGGGGGTCCAGTTAGACATCCAGATGGAGTATGACAATTTCGAATTGATCAAGCGCACGGTGGAAATGGGACTGGGCCTCTCCATGGTTCCCCGGCAGGTGGCGGAACTTGAAGTCAAAAACAGGAAGTTGAGGAGCCTGAGAGTCATGGATTTCCCCTTTGAAAGGCCCCTGGCGATTATCTTCCGAAAAGGCCGAATTATCTCCTCCTCCATGCATGCCCTGCTCTCCATCCTGAATTCAGGGGAGGCGCACAAACTGAAGGGGGCCGGAGGGAGAAGAGAACACACGGCAACCGCGGCCTCCTGA
- a CDS encoding 2-oxoacid:acceptor oxidoreductase subunit alpha, with the protein MSNGTLTAPASATEVQGGPQEIVNDFSIQVATVNGSGSQSANSVLMRSIFLMGVPVSGKNIFPSNIAGLPTWYTIRASRHGYVARRREVDLCIAMNPETASEDVRNVRPGGVAIYEEALNLPALRQDIALYPVPFAKLATQTSPEPKLRKLLANMIYVGVMAELLGIGREEVVAAIKTQFKSKAKAVELNVKAIDLGIDYARARLEKKDPFRVARMDRTTGKIIIDGNSAAALGSMFAGCTVVTWYPITPSSSLCETMIEYFSRYRIDPETGKATFAIVQAEDELAALGMVIGAGWAGARAMTATSGPGISLMGEFAGLAYFTEIPAVVWDIERIGPSTGLPTRTSQGDVLSAFYLSHGDTKHIVLFPSSVEECFEFAGTAFDLAERFQTIVFVLSDLDLGMNNWMAHPFAYPTKPPDRGKVLTREDLERLGQFERYRDVDGDGVPYRTLPGTQHPLAAYFTRGSGHNEKAGYSERPEDYKNLMDRLVRKMDTARSYVPQPLVDINPKAKVGLIAYGTTDWAVVESRDQLREEGIESSYLRIRALPFTPDLQEFVERHERVYVIEQNRDGQMGDLIKLKVGRQCDRVQKVLHYSGYPIDARTITEAVSTAENKLREEK; encoded by the coding sequence ATGTCCAATGGAACCCTGACAGCCCCTGCCTCGGCCACCGAAGTACAGGGGGGTCCCCAGGAGATTGTCAATGACTTTTCCATCCAGGTGGCGACAGTCAACGGGTCGGGAAGTCAATCGGCCAACAGCGTTTTGATGCGCTCGATCTTTCTGATGGGGGTCCCCGTGAGCGGGAAGAACATCTTTCCCTCCAACATCGCCGGCCTGCCGACCTGGTATACGATCCGGGCCAGCCGGCACGGATACGTCGCTCGACGGCGGGAGGTCGACCTCTGTATTGCCATGAATCCCGAGACGGCCAGCGAAGATGTCAGGAACGTGCGGCCCGGGGGGGTCGCCATTTACGAAGAGGCGTTGAACCTCCCCGCCTTGCGTCAGGATATAGCGCTCTACCCGGTCCCCTTTGCAAAGCTTGCCACTCAAACCTCGCCCGAGCCCAAGCTGCGCAAATTGCTGGCCAATATGATTTACGTGGGGGTAATGGCCGAACTTCTGGGCATCGGCCGGGAGGAGGTAGTCGCAGCCATCAAGACGCAATTCAAATCCAAGGCCAAGGCCGTGGAGTTGAATGTGAAGGCGATCGATCTGGGAATCGATTATGCGCGGGCCCGGCTGGAGAAGAAAGATCCTTTTCGGGTCGCGCGGATGGACCGGACAACCGGAAAGATCATCATTGACGGCAATTCAGCGGCCGCGCTGGGTTCCATGTTCGCCGGTTGCACGGTGGTGACCTGGTATCCCATCACCCCCTCTTCCAGTCTCTGTGAAACCATGATTGAGTATTTCTCCCGGTATCGAATCGATCCGGAGACGGGAAAGGCCACCTTTGCCATAGTCCAGGCGGAGGACGAACTGGCGGCGCTCGGAATGGTGATTGGCGCAGGCTGGGCAGGGGCCCGCGCGATGACGGCCACTTCGGGGCCGGGGATTTCATTGATGGGGGAGTTTGCGGGCCTTGCTTATTTTACGGAGATTCCCGCGGTCGTTTGGGACATTGAGCGGATTGGCCCGTCAACCGGACTTCCCACCCGAACATCACAGGGGGATGTCTTGTCTGCCTTCTACCTCTCCCACGGCGACACCAAGCATATCGTTCTGTTCCCTTCTTCGGTCGAGGAGTGCTTCGAGTTTGCAGGCACTGCGTTTGATCTGGCCGAACGGTTTCAGACCATTGTTTTCGTGCTCAGCGATCTTGACCTCGGCATGAACAATTGGATGGCTCATCCCTTCGCCTATCCTACCAAGCCGCCGGATCGCGGCAAGGTCCTCACCCGCGAGGACCTCGAACGCCTCGGCCAGTTTGAGCGGTATCGCGATGTCGACGGGGATGGGGTCCCCTATCGCACCCTGCCGGGGACGCAGCATCCCCTCGCCGCCTACTTCACTCGCGGCAGCGGCCACAACGAGAAAGCCGGCTACAGTGAGCGCCCCGAGGACTACAAGAACCTCATGGATCGGCTGGTACGGAAGATGGATACGGCCCGTTCCTATGTTCCACAGCCTCTTGTGGACATCAACCCCAAGGCCAAAGTCGGACTCATCGCCTATGGGACCACGGATTGGGCCGTCGTTGAGAGCCGCGATCAACTCAGGGAAGAAGGGATAGAAAGCAGTTACCTCAGGATTCGGGCGCTTCCTTTCACCCCCGATCTGCAGGAATTCGTCGAGCGCCATGAGCGCGTTTACGTCATTGAACAAAACCGCGACGGCCAAATGGGTGACTTGATCAAGTTGAAGGTCGGCCGCCAGTGTGATCGCGTACAGAAAGTATTACATTACAGCGGTTACCCGATCGATGCCCGGACCATCACCGAGGCCGTCTCAACCGCTGAAAACAAGCTGAGGGAGGAAAAGTAA